AAGAAAGCAAACATACCGTAATTCCTATCAATGGTCTTTACGAAAACTGGTTCCTCGATTATGCTTCTTATGTCATCCTTGATCGGGCAGTACCACACATAAATGATGGTTTGAAACCTGTTCAGCGACGTATTTTACACTCGCTGAAAGAAATGGATGACGGCCGTTTTAATAAGGCCGCAAACGTTATTGGAAATACGATGAAGTATCACCCGCATGGGGATGCTTCTATTGGTGATGCGATGGTTCAGATCGGACAAAAAGATTTGTTGATCGACTGTCAGGGAAACTGGGGCGACCCTATTACCGGCGATAGTGCTGCTGCACCTCGTTATATTGAGGCGCGTTTGTCTAAGTTTGCGAATGAAGTAGTTTTTAACGGCGATACGACCGTGTGGCAACTGAGTTATGATGGCCGTAATAATGAGCCGATTACTTTGCCTGTTAAGTTTCCTTTGCTACTGGCACAGGGAGCCGAGGGGATTGCTGTAGGTTTGGCTACGAAAGTAATGCCTCATAACTTTATCGAATTGCTGGAGGCTTCTATTGAAGCGTTAAAAGGACATCGCCCAAATATATTACCTGATTTCTTTACCGGAGGAATGGCAGATTTTTCTGCCTACAACGAAGGAATGCGTGGCGGTAAGATAAGGGTAAGGGCTAAGATTACAGAAAAGGATAAGAAAACACTGGTCATTACTGAAATTCCTTTCAGTACCACTACCGGTTCGGTGATCGACAGCATCCTGTCGGCCAACGATAAAGGAAAGATCAAAATCAAAAAGATAGAAGACAATACTGCTGCCCATGTAGAGATTGTTGTTCAGCTGGCACCAGGGATTTCTCCTGATGTGACTATTGATGCGCTGTACGCTTTCACTTCATGCGAAGTTTCCATCTCTCCGAATACCTGTATCATTAAAGGGGATAAGCCTCATTTTATGAGTGTGAATGATATTCTCATTGAGAATACCCAAAACACAAAGGCTTTATTGAAACAGGAATTAGAGATTAAACTCAATGAACTTCAGGAGAAAATCTTCTTCAGTTCGCTGTTAAAGATCTTTATTCAGGAAGGAATGTATAAAAATCCTGAATATGAAAATTCAGGAAACTTCGATGCTGTTGTGGAGGTATTGAATAGGTTGTTTGCTCCTTTCATGCCACAGTTGTACCGGGAGATCCTTCCGGAAGATTTTAAAAAGCTGATCGATAAGCCGATGAGTAGCATTACCCGCTTTGATGTGAAAAAAGCGGATGAGCAGATGAAATCTCTGGCAGATGAAATTAAAGTGGTTAAGAATCATTTGCGTCACCTGACGGAATATGCCATAGCCTGGTTCCAGAAGTTACTGGATAAATACAGCAAGGGCAGAGAACGTAAAACAGAAATCCGTTTGTTTGATCGGGTAGAAGCTTCGAAAGTAGCCTTGGCCAATGTGAAATTATATATGAACCGTGAGGATGGTTTTATTGGAACCGGCTTACGTAAGGATGAATTTATTGCGGATTGTTCCGATCTGGATGAAATTATTGTGTTCAGGGAAGACGGTAAATGTATCATTACCAAAGTTGCGGATAAAAACTTTGTGGGTAAAGGGATTCTTCATGCGCAGGTATTTAAGAAAGGTGATGAGCGTACCATTTATAATATGATTTATAAAGATGGGGCGAGTGGAGTTTCTTATGTGAAGCGTTTTGCTGTTGTAGGGGTGACCCGCGATAAGGAATACGACCTTACCAAAGGAAGTAAAGGATCCAAAGTATTGTACTTTACCGCAAACCCTAATGGAGAAGCAGAGATTGTAACTGTTCTGCTGAAACCACATACCAAATTAAAGAAACTCCAGTTTGATCTGGACTATGCTGATATTGCAATTAAAGGACGCGGTTCGCAAGGAAATATTGTGTCCAAATACCCGATAAAAAAGATATTGCTGAAGAGCAAGGGGGTATCTACCTTATCCGGATTAAAGATCTGGTATGATGATTTGCTTAGAAGGTTAAATGTAGATGGCCGTGGTAAATACCTTGGAGAGTTTGATGGAGACGATAAAATTCTTCAGGTACACAGAGATGGTTGGTATGAACTGAGCACCTTTGAACTGAGCAATCACTTTGATGCTGATCTGGTTTTGATTCAGAAATTTGATCCTGAAAAGCCATTTGCAGTAGTTCAATATGAAGGAAAGGCTAAAAATCACTTCATCAAACGTTTTGTTTTTGAGGCGATCGGAGTCGGGAAAAAATTAAGCCTGATCTCCGAAGAGAATGGATCCAAATTCCTGTATCTGACCAGCAATCCCGAAGCGATGCTTAAAGTGGATGTGCTGAAGGGCAAAACACAAATTCCTGAAACACTGGAGATCCTATTGGCAGAATTTATTGATGTCAAAGGGATCCGGGCTAATGGAAACCGACTGACCCAGCATGATGTTCAGCATATAGAAATCTTTAACCATGAGGAAGAAGATCTGGAATCAGAGACCTCTTTAAGTACTGAAAATGGCGGGGATGAAGAACCTGGGGCTGAAGATACAGCAGAAGTGGCAGATATCCCTGAGTTTGAAGTCGTGCAGGAATCAATGGAAAACATGGAAGAAGATACCGGACTTGCTGAAGAAGAGGCGGTTTTAGCGCATGCGGAAATTCCGGAAATAGCAATAGTACCTGAAGCGGATGTAAAAGCAAGTTCTGAAGATGCTGTAGTTGTTGCAGAGGAAGAGCTGGCCGAAACGCAGAAAGAGGAACCTCCTTTGAAACAACCGGTAGCAAAAACTAAGAAAGTTGCTGCGGAAAAGGTTGAAAAAACGGTGTCAGAAGCACCTGTTGATGAGATGCCGGTGAACGAGAGCCCTGCAAAAGAAATTCCTGCAGATAAACCTGCAGCAGTGCAAAAGAAACCTTTCATTACGCCAAAAGTGGAAAAAGCTCCGGCAGAGGCCCTGAAAGAGGAGCTGCCTGTTGCAGAAAAGCCCGTTGTGGAAGAAGCAACAAGTCCCGCTCCGATAGATCCTGTGGCGCCTGAAGTGGAAAAACCTGCTGCAAAACCTAAAAAGGCCTGGAATGATTCCAAACCTAAAGAGGATAAGCCGGTAAAAAATATTACACTGGAAATTACCAATCCTGATGATCTTGATATCGATGATAAAGGACAGTTAGGATTATTTTAATTATCCTAGATATATAAAAAAGGGGACCTGATCGCATCTGTCAGGTCCCCTTTTTTATGAAATAACTTTTTACAGGTTATCTACATTCTGCTTAAGTGCAGTACGAATTGTTGCCGGGATATTGGCAAAGAAGCTGTAACCGGTAGCCGTTTCAATGCTGTTTACTGAAGTTCTGTAAGTTTTCCAGTCACTATTGATGCTGTTGGTGTTCGGTGTGTTGATGGCAATCACCCTGGTTGTACTGCTAATCCTACTGATGTCGTTACTTCCATTTGGCAATACCACAATGATCTTCCATACATTAGACGGAACAGTAATATTGCCGTTGTTAATGGTATTAGTTACTCCGCCATTGGAGCCTGTACCTCCCGTTCCATAAGAACCTGCGATAACATAAACCTCATTTCCGGCACTTACCAGACTGCGGGTATAGCTCTCGAGGCCTTCCCAGGTTTGCTGATTGTTGTTGGGTGCCTGTGGAATCATATTGGTCATTAAGAAAGTAGATGAGTTTGCCGCGGTAGAAGAGGTTCTGTCACCGGAAGGGCAATTGTGGCCACGGTCAAATCCTGATCCGGAGTAACTGCTGCTTTGAACCTGGTACCAGCCCGAAGGCAGAGCTGAATCAGCTCTAAAATCATTGGTTCTTGAGGTACTTCCAATATCCGAAGACTGAATATGCCAGCTTACCCAGTTTGGCGTTCCTCTGTCGCGGTTATACGAGATTTTATAATAAGTCTGGTCCATCAGGTAATTATTGGGCGAAGTAATGGCCGTAACCGCACCATTTGGATTACCTAGCAGCAAATGGTCGTCATCGCCCGGGGTTCCTCCTCCAGGATTAGGAGGTGTTGTTCCAGAGCCGGTGGTTAAAGAAATGTTGTCAAAATTGATGCGGTTGCTGCCACCTGAGGTCTTACGAACAGACAGCCTGATATTTCCTGTATTGGCAACCTGGAACGTTGCTGTTTGCAGGGAGGTTGAGCTGCTGGTAATGGTGCTACCTACCTGAGTATAAGTTGTACCTCCATTTGTAGAAATCCATAAGCCCCAGGTACTGGAACCATCTGATCCGTATTTGGCATGGTCAATTTTAACGGTGGTGCTATCGCCGGCGCTGATGTTAAAGTTCATGGAAATGGAACCTGTATTGCGGACTCTGACCGACTGGCTACCTGATTTTACATCAGCAGTAGTATTTCCGATCAGGGCATCATCCAATGTCCATGATCCTGAACCTAGTGTCACAGAGGCTGAGGCATAGGCCCCCTTACTACCAGTTTCAAAGCCTTCTGTCAATAACTGGGTGCTTTCTGTACGGACGATATTAGTTCCCGAGTTGTTCTGATTTATGAATTCAGGTCCAGACTGAGATTCTTTTTTACAGGAGGCCAGGACCAGGCATAGTATGCCCAGCACATAAAAATGTTTCATGAAATTTTTCATAGGGAGATTTGAATTTATTTTTTTAGGATGGATTAAGATTCAATGGCATAGGTATTAAGTGCAACACAGGTATTGTCTGGCAGAAATGCGGTAATGATAATCGGGACTTTCACCCCATCTTCAATTCGCGTTACCTGAATTCCGGAGAAGTTACTTTTCAGGAAAGAATGAAGCTCCTGGAATTTATTTGCATTTGCAATTACGATGTCATCATTGGGATCTGCGCTTTTTAAGATTTTCTCAAAAAAGGCATCTGGTTCTACTGTAACCAACGCATCAGGAGCTGCGGCGTTCAATTCTGCGATCTTTGTACTCACTTGTTCTTTTGAAAGTGCTCCGAGTTGCTCGATCACTAGCGGTGCCTCAGATTCACTCAGGTAGAAGAGTCCCTGAATCCTGGTTGATAATTCTGGTAAAATTTGGTTTTCCATGGTAGATGGGGTTATTTTTTATTAAAGATAACCGCTAATCCTGAAGAAATTACATTCTTAGAAAAGGTAATGATAATTTCATGATTTTTTAATGAAAAGCGATCCTGAATGGTTCCTGAATGAAGTCATTCCTGAAATTGGATACTAAGGAATAAGGGGGGGAGCCACAGGACTTGAATTATGACTTTGACTTTTAAATAATTAGGACTAAATTTAAGCTGAGGCTTTACGGCAATAAAGATGAGATACGAACAAATCCCCGCACCTGCTTATTTAAATAATTACGTTCGTTATATCTGGATATTGGAAAGCACGGATAGTCCACAACGGTTCAGGACGATTGCAGATGGGAGTCCGGGATTAATCTTTCAGCATAGAACAGATGGCTTATTTCTGCAGAACAATAAGGAAATGCCAAATGTCTTTGTTTATGGACAAGCAACTACTCATGCAGAAATTTCCCTTGGAAAATCTACCACTATTGGCATTTGCTTTTATCCAAATGCATTAAAATCCGTATTTGGCTTAGATGCCAGCGAGCTGACCGACAACTGTATGGATCTGGACCTGTTTGCTGCCAGACAAGGCTTTGATTTGAGAGAGCAGTTGTTAAATATGGGTGGTAGTGTATCCACTCAAATCAATTGGCTTTGTGCTTATCTTTTTGCACAGACCCGTAAAAATAAACATCAGGTAGATACCTACATGAATCACGTGCTATCTATGATGATTCAATCGAAGGGAATGCTCTCCCTTAAAAGCTTACAAAATGAGTTGCAGCTGTCGGAGAGAAGTTTCGAACGGAAATTCAAACAACATGTGGGGATCTCTCCCAAGATGTTTTCCAGAATTTGTGGTTTCCAGGCTTCTTTAAGCCAACTGAAAAATAATGAGTACGAGAAGCTTTCTGATATTGCTTACGGTAACGGCTATTCAGATCAATCTCATTTTATCCGCACTTTTAAGGAATTTGCTGGATTCTCTCCTTACCAGTATCAAAAGCAGACTGATAAAGTTGCTGATAATTTTCCCGAACTGATAAAATAGCTGCTCTGTCGGTTTTGTTCTATTTTTCCTGCAAAAGCTCCCCTAATATTGTCTTAAAAAAGAAATATTATGAAACTGCTTATTTTCGGATCAACAGGTGGCACAGGACGCCACATTGTTGAACAAGCCCTTGAACAAGGGCATACAGTCACTGCATTTGTTCGTGACCCCTCAAAATTAGACTTCATTCATCCAAATCTTATTACCATTCAGGGAGATGTGATGAATCCAGCGGCCATTGTTCCTGCAATGCATGGACAGGATGCGGTATTGTCGGCACTGGGCTCTCCTGCAAATAAGGTAGGTGTATTGCGTTCGCAGGGAACAAAAAATATCATTGATGCAATGGAAAGCACGGGTGTTTCCCGTTTTATCTGTCAGACTTCTCTGGGGTACGGCGACAGCCTTAAAGTGTTGAACAGGACTCCATTGATTTTTAAGTATGTGATTGTTCCTTTTATCCTGCGGAAGGCATTTAAAGACCATGAGATTCAGGAAAGTTATGTTAAAAAAAGTAAATTGGACTGGGTGATTGTACGTCCCGGGAATTTAACTGATACTCCTAAAACGGGAAGATACAGACATGGTTTTGCGGCAACAGACAAAAATATCCAGGTTAAAGTTTCCCGCGCTGATGTTGCTGATTTTATGCTGAAACAACTCGATGACCAAACTTATGTACATCAGACACCAGGAGTATCTTATTAAATTAACCTTTTAAACTCATCTTTTACCTGATTATTCTGATCTCCCTATGATGAAATATAAATCTGTTTTACTGGCAATGGCCACCATTTCTACCGCATTAATGGCTGGATTGTTTTTTGCTTTTTCTGTGTGTATAAATCCTGCATTTATGCGATTGTCCGATTCGGAGTATATTCTGGCCATGCAGGAAATCAACCTGGCTATTGTGAATCCGATATTTGTCTTTGTGTTTATTGGAAGCCCTTTGTTTCTGATACTGACCGTAATGACCTATAAAAAGCAGTTTGGTTCCGGCAAATTTAATTACCTGTTCGTTGCAGCGGTGCTTTATGTTCTGGGGTGTTTTGGAGTAACAGTATTGGGAAATATCCCGCTGAATAATCAGCTGGCTGATTTCTCCTTGCAGGGATCATCTGCTTTGCAGATTAAGGCAATGAGGGCTGCTTTTGCGGATGCCTGGAACAATTGGCATACCATACGTACCATAGCGGCAGTATTATCCTCAGTCATTCTCGTGCTGGCCTGTATAAAAAAAGACCCTCCCCTAAAAGGGGAGGGCTAAATCTTTAACGTTGTCTGGATTGTTGCATTGGATTTGGCCCTGCAGAAGTGCCTCTCGGGGCCTGCTGCTGTTTAAACAATTCAAATCTTGTAGGCTGTGTTTTTCTTGGCCAAGCATTATTGCTTTCATTGATATCAGCCGTTTCCCGGTAAGGGTCTAGCTGAACAGAAACAACTTCTTTATCTTTTGCAAAAACTTTAGTCACCTTATTTTCGTCCTTTCTCCAGATGTAGGCAGGGATGCGATCCAGTTCTTTAGTGCCGTCTTTAAAGGTCCATTCTACAATGATTGGCATCACCAATCCACCGTCATTGGAGAAGTCAAGTTCATAAAAGTTTTTCTTGCTTTCATAAAGGGCTTTCTCATCGGCGGATAAAGAGCGGTAATATTTTTGGAATTGCTCATCAGCGGTTTTGCTGACTTCAAACCGGTTAAATTTATTGTAAAAATCCAGCAGGCTTTTGTCTTCTTCCACTGCAAATTTTATACCTTCTGCACGATTTCGTTCTCTGCTGATGATATAGTTGTTCTTTTCAAATGCCTTTTGGTTTTCTTTATTTTCCAGCTCTTGTTTCATGCTGTTCATCCGGTACGCGCGAACATCATTAAGGGAGATATCAACCGGATCCGTTCCAAAAAACCAACCTCTCCAGAACCAGTCAAGATCTACAGCTGAAGCATCTTCCATTGTCCTGAATAAATCGGCTGGGGTAGGGTGTTTAAAAGCCCAGCGTTTTGCATATTCTTTAAAGGCATAGTCAAATAACTCCCGTCCCATTACTGTTTCTCTCAGTATGTTCAGGGCAGTAGCAGGTTTAGCATAAGCATTGGGTCCGAAATTGATGATGTTCTCGGAGTTGGTCATAATAGGTTCCAGCTGATCTTTTGGCATTTTCATGTAATCCACAATCTTATGGGCCGGTCCGCGCTGAGAAGGATAATTATTGTCCCATTCCTGTTCCGCCATATATTGGCAGAAGGTATTTAGTCCTTCATCCATCCAGGACCATTGTCTTTCGTCAGAATTGACAATCATAGGAAAGAAGTTATGTCCTACCTCATGGATTATAACACCGATCATTCCATATTTTACGGCTTCTGTATAGGTGCCATCTTTTTCTGCACGTCCATAGTTGAAACAAATCATCGGATATTCCATTCCGTTGGCCGCTTCTACTGAAATGGCTACAGGATAAGGGTAGGGAATGGTATGTTTAGAATAAGAGGTTAGGGTATGGGCAACAGCTTTAGTCGAGTACTTGTTGTATAAAGGATAAGCTTCTGGTCCGTAGTAAGACATGGCCATAATTTTTTTACCATCGATATAGGTCGCCATAGCATCCCATACCAGACGGCGGGAGGATACCCAGGCGAAGTCTCTTACATTTTCGGCGGCGTAAGTCCAGGTCTTTTTTGTTGCTGACTTCTTTGCGATTGCTGATTTTGCTTCGTCAAGATTTACAATTTCTATAGGAGCTTTGGCGGTTTGGGCGGCATTCCATCTGCTCAGGCTGTTGCTACTCAATACCTGCTGATAATTCTGGCATTCGCCAGTGGCACCTACCACGTGATCTGCAGGAACGGTCATGTTTACTTTGTAATTGCCAAATACCAGTGCAAACTCACCTCTGCCTTCAAACTGTTTATTTTGCCATCCCTGAAAATCTGAATATACGGCCATCCGTGGAAACCATTGTGTAATGGTAAACAGGTAATTGTCGTCTTCCGGAAAGTATTCATAACCACCTCTTCCTCCGGTAGTCATTCTGTTAGAAATCTTATAGTTCCAGGAGATCGTTAGTTTGTAGGTTCCAGACGGCTTGAGAACTGTAGGGAGGTCTATTCTCATCATCGTATTGTTGATGGTATAGGGAAGAGCTGTTCCATTTTCGTCAGTGACCTTAAGTATTTTTACACCAAGGTCATTTTTTGCGTTAATAATGCCTGAAAGCGTTCTGTAATCCATCTGTTCAGTCATTTTGCTGCCTTCTGTCAGCTTATTATCACTGCTGGATTTGTGCTCATTTTCGTCCAGTTGTACCCATAGATAACTTAAAGGATCGGGTGAGTTGTTGTAATAGGTAATGGACTCTGATCCGGTAAGAAGCAGGTTTTTTTCATCGAGATCAGCATTGATTTCATAATCTGCACGTTGCTGCCAGTAGGCTGGTCCAGGTGCTCCGGATGCTGAGCGATAGGAATTAGGGTCAGAAATCATGGTTCCGAGCTGCTCAAACTTATTTCCGTGGTTCGAACCCGGATTATTTAAGTGTTGGGCATAAGTAGTTATACTAAAAAAAAGTGCCGCAAGCAGCAGGAAGTTTCTTTTCATTTGAGCTTAGCAATTTGTGGTCTGTTGGTGTGGTTTTCTGCCTCTTAAGCAGGTTATCTAAAAGGCAGCAGAAAAACGTTCGGCAGCCATAATAAATGATATACCAAATATAGCTGATGAGATGAAGAAAT
This region of Pedobacter steynii genomic DNA includes:
- a CDS encoding nuclease A inhibitor family protein — protein: MENQILPELSTRIQGLFYLSESEAPLVIEQLGALSKEQVSTKIAELNAAAPDALVTVEPDAFFEKILKSADPNDDIVIANANKFQELHSFLKSNFSGIQVTRIEDGVKVPIIITAFLPDNTCVALNTYAIES
- a CDS encoding NAD(P)-dependent oxidoreductase, encoding MKLLIFGSTGGTGRHIVEQALEQGHTVTAFVRDPSKLDFIHPNLITIQGDVMNPAAIVPAMHGQDAVLSALGSPANKVGVLRSQGTKNIIDAMESTGVSRFICQTSLGYGDSLKVLNRTPLIFKYVIVPFILRKAFKDHEIQESYVKKSKLDWVIVRPGNLTDTPKTGRYRHGFAATDKNIQVKVSRADVADFMLKQLDDQTYVHQTPGVSY
- a CDS encoding DUF1772 domain-containing protein, whose translation is MMKYKSVLLAMATISTALMAGLFFAFSVCINPAFMRLSDSEYILAMQEINLAIVNPIFVFVFIGSPLFLILTVMTYKKQFGSGKFNYLFVAAVLYVLGCFGVTVLGNIPLNNQLADFSLQGSSALQIKAMRAAFADAWNNWHTIRTIAAVLSSVILVLACIKKDPPLKGEG
- a CDS encoding M1 family metallopeptidase — translated: MKRNFLLLAALFFSITTYAQHLNNPGSNHGNKFEQLGTMISDPNSYRSASGAPGPAYWQQRADYEINADLDEKNLLLTGSESITYYNNSPDPLSYLWVQLDENEHKSSSDNKLTEGSKMTEQMDYRTLSGIINAKNDLGVKILKVTDENGTALPYTINNTMMRIDLPTVLKPSGTYKLTISWNYKISNRMTTGGRGGYEYFPEDDNYLFTITQWFPRMAVYSDFQGWQNKQFEGRGEFALVFGNYKVNMTVPADHVVGATGECQNYQQVLSSNSLSRWNAAQTAKAPIEIVNLDEAKSAIAKKSATKKTWTYAAENVRDFAWVSSRRLVWDAMATYIDGKKIMAMSYYGPEAYPLYNKYSTKAVAHTLTSYSKHTIPYPYPVAISVEAANGMEYPMICFNYGRAEKDGTYTEAVKYGMIGVIIHEVGHNFFPMIVNSDERQWSWMDEGLNTFCQYMAEQEWDNNYPSQRGPAHKIVDYMKMPKDQLEPIMTNSENIINFGPNAYAKPATALNILRETVMGRELFDYAFKEYAKRWAFKHPTPADLFRTMEDASAVDLDWFWRGWFFGTDPVDISLNDVRAYRMNSMKQELENKENQKAFEKNNYIISRERNRAEGIKFAVEEDKSLLDFYNKFNRFEVSKTADEQFQKYYRSLSADEKALYESKKNFYELDFSNDGGLVMPIIVEWTFKDGTKELDRIPAYIWRKDENKVTKVFAKDKEVVSVQLDPYRETADINESNNAWPRKTQPTRFELFKQQQAPRGTSAGPNPMQQSRQR
- a CDS encoding DNA/RNA non-specific endonuclease codes for the protein MKHFYVLGILCLVLASCKKESQSGPEFINQNNSGTNIVRTESTQLLTEGFETGSKGAYASASVTLGSGSWTLDDALIGNTTADVKSGSQSVRVRNTGSISMNFNISAGDSTTVKIDHAKYGSDGSSTWGLWISTNGGTTYTQVGSTITSSSTSLQTATFQVANTGNIRLSVRKTSGGSNRINFDNISLTTGSGTTPPNPGGGTPGDDDHLLLGNPNGAVTAITSPNNYLMDQTYYKISYNRDRGTPNWVSWHIQSSDIGSTSRTNDFRADSALPSGWYQVQSSSYSGSGFDRGHNCPSGDRTSSTAANSSTFLMTNMIPQAPNNNQQTWEGLESYTRSLVSAGNEVYVIAGSYGTGGTGSNGGVTNTINNGNITVPSNVWKIIVVLPNGSNDISRISSTTRVIAINTPNTNSINSDWKTYRTSVNSIETATGYSFFANIPATIRTALKQNVDNL
- a CDS encoding helix-turn-helix domain-containing protein, with amino-acid sequence MRYEQIPAPAYLNNYVRYIWILESTDSPQRFRTIADGSPGLIFQHRTDGLFLQNNKEMPNVFVYGQATTHAEISLGKSTTIGICFYPNALKSVFGLDASELTDNCMDLDLFAARQGFDLREQLLNMGGSVSTQINWLCAYLFAQTRKNKHQVDTYMNHVLSMMIQSKGMLSLKSLQNELQLSERSFERKFKQHVGISPKMFSRICGFQASLSQLKNNEYEKLSDIAYGNGYSDQSHFIRTFKEFAGFSPYQYQKQTDKVADNFPELIK